One window of the Azospirillum sp. TSH58 genome contains the following:
- a CDS encoding fructose-specific PTS transporter subunit EIIC: protein MANMLAVIAAGDLSTQAVLAAEALRKAAAALGHTIQVEVRSSLGVRNTLPTGAAQGAQGVILVGSGDLGEERFAGLKRSAAALDAVLRDARAVLEQALASAPAQAPAQTGAKKIVAITSCPTGIAHTFMAAEGIQQAAQALGHAVRVETQGSVGARDTLTEQEIREADVVLIAADTQVDLARFAGKRVFKSGTKPAINDGRALVERALAEAQPHGAAPALADGVAAGKAAKAEHAAAQRSGPYKHLMTGVSFMLPFVVTGGLLIAIAFALGGIYVFEDSQQGTLGNALFQIGAKGAFALMVPALAGYIAFSIADRPGITPGMVGGILAANLGAGFLGGIVAGFIAGYATSFLNRNIRLHKNLEGLKPVLILPLLGSLITGLAMIYVVGAPVAEALATLSAWLKGMQGSSAILLGLLIGAMMAFDMGGPVNKAAYAFSTGLIASQVYTPMAAAMAAGMVPPLGIALATKLFADRFTREEREAGNAAGILGIAFITEGAIPFAARDPLRVIPALVLGAALTGAISMGIGAELKVPHGGIFVLPIPNAVTHLAGYVVALVAGTVTTAVALRVLKRPASTMVTA, encoded by the coding sequence ATGGCGAACATGCTGGCCGTGATCGCGGCGGGCGATCTCAGCACCCAGGCCGTCCTGGCCGCCGAAGCGCTGCGCAAGGCCGCGGCGGCGCTCGGCCACACCATCCAGGTGGAGGTGCGCTCCAGCCTCGGCGTCCGCAACACGCTGCCCACCGGGGCGGCGCAGGGCGCGCAGGGGGTCATTCTCGTCGGCTCCGGCGATCTGGGCGAGGAGCGCTTCGCCGGGCTGAAGCGCAGCGCCGCGGCGCTCGACGCCGTGCTGCGCGACGCGCGGGCCGTGCTGGAACAGGCGCTCGCGTCCGCCCCGGCCCAAGCCCCGGCGCAAACGGGCGCGAAGAAGATCGTCGCCATCACCTCCTGCCCCACCGGCATCGCCCACACCTTCATGGCGGCGGAGGGCATCCAGCAGGCCGCCCAGGCGCTGGGCCACGCCGTGCGGGTCGAGACCCAGGGCTCGGTCGGGGCGCGCGACACGCTGACCGAGCAGGAGATCCGCGAGGCCGACGTCGTGCTGATCGCCGCCGACACGCAGGTCGACCTCGCCCGCTTCGCCGGCAAGCGCGTCTTCAAGAGCGGCACCAAGCCCGCCATCAACGACGGCCGCGCCCTGGTCGAACGCGCCCTGGCCGAGGCGCAGCCCCACGGCGCCGCCCCGGCGCTGGCCGACGGCGTGGCGGCGGGCAAGGCTGCCAAGGCGGAGCACGCGGCGGCGCAGCGCAGCGGCCCCTACAAGCATCTGATGACCGGCGTGTCCTTCATGCTGCCCTTCGTGGTGACCGGCGGCCTGCTGATCGCCATCGCCTTCGCGCTCGGCGGCATCTACGTGTTCGAGGACAGCCAGCAGGGCACGCTGGGCAACGCGCTGTTCCAGATCGGGGCCAAGGGCGCCTTCGCGCTGATGGTTCCGGCGCTGGCCGGCTACATCGCCTTCTCCATCGCCGACCGGCCGGGCATCACGCCGGGCATGGTCGGCGGCATCCTGGCCGCCAATCTCGGCGCCGGCTTCCTCGGCGGCATCGTCGCGGGCTTCATCGCCGGCTACGCCACCAGCTTCCTCAACCGCAACATCCGGCTGCACAAGAATCTGGAGGGGCTGAAGCCGGTGCTGATCCTGCCGCTTCTCGGCTCCCTCATCACCGGCCTCGCCATGATCTACGTGGTCGGCGCTCCGGTGGCGGAGGCCCTGGCGACGCTGAGCGCCTGGCTCAAGGGCATGCAGGGCAGCAGCGCGATCCTGCTCGGCCTGCTGATCGGCGCGATGATGGCCTTCGACATGGGCGGGCCGGTCAACAAGGCCGCCTACGCCTTCTCCACCGGCCTGATCGCCTCCCAGGTCTACACCCCGATGGCCGCCGCCATGGCCGCCGGCATGGTGCCGCCGCTGGGCATCGCGCTCGCCACCAAGCTCTTCGCCGACCGCTTCACCAGGGAGGAGCGGGAGGCCGGCAACGCCGCGGGCATCCTGGGCATCGCCTTCATCACCGAGGGCGCCATCCCCTTCGCCGCCCGCGACCCGCTGCGCGTCATCCCGGCGCTGGTGCTGGGCGCGGCGCTGACCGGCGCCATCTCCATGGGCATCGGGGCGGAGCTGAAGGTCCCGCACGGCGGCATCTTCGTCCTGCCCATCCCCAACGCCGTCACCCATCTGGCGGGCTACGTCGTGGCCCTGGTCGCCGGGACGGTCACGACGGCGGTGGCGCTGCGCGTCCTGAAGCGTCCGGCCAGTACCATGGTGACGGCGTAA